A part of Streptomyces sp. NBC_01210 genomic DNA contains:
- a CDS encoding transposase: MRADIKSATPRWKFLSWCADSDIPEVRRLAVTVDRWWTEIAAFIDTGYSNANIEGINRVLKLIARNEFGFRNADNQRLRTRCVTTRRARGHLRTAQP; encoded by the coding sequence GTGCGAGCCGACATCAAGTCGGCCACGCCCCGCTGGAAGTTCCTCAGCTGGTGCGCGGACAGCGACATCCCCGAAGTGCGCCGCCTCGCCGTCACCGTCGACCGCTGGTGGACCGAGATCGCCGCGTTCATCGACACCGGGTACAGCAACGCCAATATCGAGGGCATCAACCGCGTGCTCAAGCTCATCGCCCGCAACGAGTTCGGGTTCAGGAACGCCGACAACCAGCGCCTACGGACACGCTGCGTCACCACCCGCCGAGCCCGCGGGCACCTCCGCACCGCTCAACCATGA
- a CDS encoding TadE family type IV pilus minor pilin — translation MTAEAAVAVPALVVFAMALVWALMAASAQIQCVDAARAGARAAARSEPRAAALAAARSAAPGGSRVTLGRSGALWRVRVEAKAPGPGGLALTLSADAAALAEDTVGQDTAAQDTAQGPGAGRAAAGPGGTAEVAQ, via the coding sequence GTGACGGCGGAAGCGGCCGTCGCGGTGCCCGCTCTGGTGGTCTTCGCCATGGCCCTGGTCTGGGCGCTGATGGCTGCCTCAGCGCAGATCCAGTGCGTCGACGCGGCACGGGCCGGTGCCCGGGCCGCGGCCAGGTCAGAGCCACGGGCGGCCGCGCTGGCCGCCGCCCGCTCGGCGGCCCCGGGTGGTTCCCGGGTCACGCTGGGGCGGTCAGGGGCCCTGTGGCGGGTGCGGGTCGAGGCGAAGGCTCCAGGGCCGGGCGGGCTGGCGCTGACGCTGAGCGCGGACGCCGCGGCCCTCGCCGAGGACACGGTGGGCCAGGACACCGCGGCCCAGGACACTGCCCAGGGCCCGGGAGCCGGCCGAGCAGCCGCAGGCCCAGGAGGCACCGCAGAGGTGGCCCAGTGA
- a CDS encoding Rv3654c family TadE-like protein, whose amino-acid sequence MNRERGSATVWVAMATTVLCAVFAAVLAMGQAVVARHRAGSAADLAALAAADHALSGTAEACAKAVDVARAQGAAVVRCAVRGEIADVTAQARFGPYAPMVRSRAGPPGPPGPTGPPGAVP is encoded by the coding sequence GTGAACCGCGAGCGTGGGTCGGCGACCGTCTGGGTCGCCATGGCCACGACCGTGCTGTGTGCGGTCTTCGCGGCCGTCCTGGCCATGGGCCAGGCCGTGGTCGCCCGACACAGGGCGGGCTCCGCCGCGGACTTGGCGGCACTCGCCGCGGCGGACCACGCCCTGAGCGGCACCGCCGAAGCCTGTGCGAAGGCGGTCGATGTGGCCCGGGCGCAGGGCGCGGCGGTGGTGCGCTGCGCTGTGCGGGGCGAGATCGCCGATGTGACGGCGCAGGCCCGCTTCGGCCCGTACGCCCCGATGGTCAGGTCGCGGGCGGGACCGCCGGGACCTCCTGGCCCGACGGGGCCACCCGGAGCAGTTCCGTGA
- a CDS encoding DEAD/DEAH box helicase, whose translation MAFNHLPAAMHDALGPLSVTPVTHSVPMAKNHRPRRPPESGETRPSPGTVLDRLTAGASRAARITHTEHLPPRPGRHAVWPDRIRPEVINAIQQAGIEHPWTHQAAASEHALDGESVVIATGTASGKSLAYLAPVLTALLDGSEAANGRGTTALYLAPTKALAADQRRAVKELGAPLGNRIRPAVYDGDTPVEEREWVRQYANYVLTNPDMLHRGILPSHPRWSSFLRSLRYVVIDECHTYRGVFGSHVAQVLRRLRRVCARYGANPVFLLASATAAEPALAAGRLTGLPVQEVADDASPRGELVFALWEPPLTELHGEKGAPVRRTATAETADLLTDLTVQGVRTVAFVRSRRGAELISVIAKERLAEIDRSLPPRVAAYRGGYLPEERRALERALHSGELLGLAATTALELGVDVSGLDAVVIAGYPGTRASLWQQAGRAGRSGQGALAILVARDDPLDTFLVHHPEALFQQPVESTVLDPDNPYVLAPHLCAAAAELPLTEDDLELFGPATAELMPQLEAAKLLRRRATAWHWTRRERAADLTDIRGEGGRPVQIVEAATGRLLGTVDESAAHTAVHDGAVHLHQGRTYLVKHLDLEDSAALVEEANPPYSTTARDTTSISVLETDTEIPWGDGRLCYGSVEVTNQVVSFLRRKLITGEVLGETKLDLPPRTLRTRAVWWTVTEDQLDAARVNPEQLGGALHAAEHASIGMLPLFATCDRWDIGGVSVPLHPDTLLPTVFVYDGHPGGAGFAERAFHTAREWLTATREAIASCECEAGCPSCIQSPKCGNGNDPLHKRGAVRLLTELLRVAPSGQEVPAVPPAT comes from the coding sequence ATGGCATTCAATCACTTACCAGCAGCCATGCACGACGCCTTGGGACCATTGTCCGTCACTCCGGTGACACACTCGGTGCCGATGGCCAAGAATCACCGTCCCAGACGACCTCCCGAGAGCGGGGAAACCCGCCCCTCCCCCGGTACGGTCCTCGACCGGCTCACCGCAGGGGCGAGCCGAGCTGCGCGCATCACTCATACGGAGCACTTGCCCCCCAGGCCCGGCCGCCATGCCGTCTGGCCCGACCGCATCCGCCCGGAAGTGATCAACGCCATTCAGCAGGCCGGCATCGAGCACCCCTGGACCCACCAGGCGGCCGCCTCCGAGCACGCCCTGGACGGCGAATCCGTCGTCATCGCCACCGGTACCGCGTCCGGCAAGTCCCTGGCCTACCTCGCGCCCGTACTCACCGCCCTGCTCGACGGCTCCGAGGCCGCCAACGGTCGCGGTACGACCGCCCTCTACCTGGCCCCCACCAAGGCCCTGGCCGCCGACCAGCGCCGCGCGGTGAAGGAGCTCGGCGCGCCGCTCGGCAACCGCATCCGCCCCGCGGTCTACGACGGCGACACGCCCGTCGAGGAACGCGAATGGGTCAGGCAGTACGCCAATTACGTCCTCACCAACCCCGACATGCTGCACCGCGGGATACTTCCCTCACATCCCCGCTGGTCCTCCTTCCTGCGCTCACTGCGCTACGTGGTGATCGACGAGTGCCACACCTACCGCGGCGTCTTCGGCTCGCACGTCGCCCAGGTGCTGCGCCGTCTTCGCCGTGTATGCGCCCGCTACGGTGCGAACCCTGTCTTCCTCCTCGCCTCCGCCACCGCCGCGGAACCTGCCCTGGCCGCCGGCCGGCTCACTGGCCTGCCCGTCCAGGAGGTCGCCGACGACGCCTCACCGCGCGGCGAACTTGTGTTCGCCCTCTGGGAGCCCCCGCTCACCGAGCTCCACGGCGAGAAAGGCGCTCCGGTGCGCCGCACCGCCACCGCCGAGACCGCCGACCTCCTCACCGATCTGACCGTCCAGGGAGTCCGTACGGTCGCCTTCGTACGCTCGCGTCGCGGGGCAGAGCTCATCTCCGTCATCGCCAAGGAACGCCTCGCGGAGATCGACCGCTCCCTGCCGCCGCGGGTCGCCGCCTACCGCGGCGGCTACCTCCCCGAAGAGCGCCGCGCCCTGGAGCGGGCGCTGCACTCCGGCGAGCTCCTCGGCCTCGCCGCCACCACCGCCCTGGAACTCGGCGTCGATGTCTCGGGCCTCGATGCCGTCGTCATCGCCGGCTACCCCGGGACACGGGCGTCGCTGTGGCAGCAGGCGGGCCGCGCGGGCCGCTCCGGCCAGGGCGCCCTGGCCATCCTCGTCGCCCGCGACGACCCGCTGGACACCTTCCTCGTCCACCACCCCGAGGCGCTGTTCCAGCAGCCGGTGGAGTCCACCGTCCTCGACCCGGACAACCCGTACGTCCTCGCCCCCCATCTGTGCGCTGCCGCCGCCGAGCTCCCGCTCACGGAAGACGATCTTGAGCTCTTCGGCCCGGCGACCGCCGAGCTCATGCCCCAGCTGGAAGCCGCCAAGCTGCTCCGCCGCCGGGCCACGGCCTGGCACTGGACGCGCCGCGAGCGGGCCGCCGACCTCACCGACATCCGGGGCGAGGGCGGCCGCCCCGTCCAGATCGTCGAGGCCGCGACCGGCCGATTGCTGGGCACGGTGGACGAGTCGGCCGCCCACACCGCCGTCCACGACGGTGCCGTCCACCTCCACCAGGGCCGTACGTACCTGGTGAAGCATCTGGACCTGGAGGACTCCGCAGCCCTCGTCGAGGAGGCCAACCCGCCGTACTCCACCACTGCCCGCGACACCACCTCCATCTCCGTACTCGAAACCGACACCGAGATCCCGTGGGGCGATGGTCGCCTCTGCTACGGCTCCGTCGAGGTCACCAACCAGGTCGTCTCCTTCCTGCGTCGCAAACTCATCACCGGTGAGGTGCTCGGCGAGACCAAACTCGATCTGCCGCCCCGCACCCTGCGCACCCGGGCCGTGTGGTGGACGGTCACCGAGGACCAGCTGGACGCCGCCCGGGTCAACCCGGAGCAGCTGGGCGGGGCCCTGCACGCCGCCGAGCACGCCTCGATCGGGATGCTGCCGCTCTTCGCCACCTGCGACCGCTGGGACATCGGCGGGGTCTCCGTGCCGCTCCACCCGGACACGCTGCTGCCGACAGTCTTCGTGTACGACGGCCATCCGGGTGGCGCGGGCTTCGCCGAGCGGGCCTTCCACACCGCCCGTGAGTGGCTCACCGCGACCCGTGAGGCGATCGCCTCCTGCGAGTGCGAGGCGGGCTGCCCGTCCTGCATCCAGTCCCCCAAATGCGGCAACGGGAACGATCCGCTGCACAAGCGCGGCGCGGTCCGCCTCCTCACGGAACTGCTCCGGGTGGCCCCGTCGGGCCAGGAGGTCCCGGCGGTCCCGCCCGCGACCTGA
- a CDS encoding STAS domain-containing protein — translation MDLSLSTRNVSGPGGDRTVVEVGGEIDVYTAPKLREQLVELVNDGSYHLVVDMEGVDFLDSTGLGVLVGGLKRVRAHEGSLRLVCNQERILKIFRITGLTKVFPIHTTVDEAVAATD, via the coding sequence GTGGACCTGTCCCTGTCGACTCGCAATGTGTCCGGCCCTGGTGGCGACCGTACGGTCGTCGAGGTCGGTGGCGAGATTGATGTGTATACCGCGCCCAAGCTGCGCGAGCAGTTGGTCGAGTTGGTGAACGACGGCAGCTACCACCTGGTTGTCGACATGGAGGGCGTGGACTTCCTCGACTCCACCGGCCTCGGCGTACTCGTGGGCGGCCTGAAGCGTGTGCGTGCGCATGAAGGCTCGCTACGCCTGGTCTGCAACCAGGAACGCATTCTCAAGATCTTCCGGATCACAGGTCTGACCAAGGTGTTCCCCATCCACACCACGGTCGACGAAGCTGTCGCGGCGACCGACTGA
- a CDS encoding ATP-binding protein: MATVELRFSAQPEHVRTARLVAAAVARRAGVDEAVLDEVRLAVGEACSRAVGLHRSHGITAPVRVALSEEEKAFSIEVADEVPAAGGGGSHAAPGVREAADEDPDSDGEDEMMGLAVISGLVDDVEVTSTEEGGVIRMSWPTTPATIAP; the protein is encoded by the coding sequence ATGGCGACCGTTGAACTCCGCTTCAGCGCCCAGCCCGAGCATGTCAGGACCGCCCGTCTGGTGGCCGCTGCCGTGGCTCGCCGGGCCGGGGTCGACGAGGCCGTGCTGGACGAGGTCCGGCTCGCGGTCGGCGAGGCATGCAGCCGTGCCGTCGGGCTGCACCGCAGCCATGGCATCACCGCCCCCGTTCGGGTGGCGCTGTCCGAGGAGGAGAAAGCCTTCTCCATCGAGGTCGCGGACGAGGTCCCGGCTGCGGGCGGTGGTGGGTCCCATGCGGCCCCAGGCGTCCGTGAGGCCGCGGACGAGGACCCGGACTCCGACGGCGAGGACGAGATGATGGGCCTCGCGGTCATCAGCGGCCTCGTCGACGACGTGGAGGTCACCTCCACCGAGGAAGGCGGCGTGATCCGGATGAGCTGGCCCACGACGCCGGCCACCATAGCGCCCTGA
- a CDS encoding sodium-translocating pyrophosphatase, translating to MAGLVNSELSDQPTSLAAAVLTDNNRLIVIVIAAVALAALVVAQLLVRQVLAAGEGTDSMKKIAAAVQEGANAYLTRQLRTLGVFAVVVFFLLLLLPADDWSQRAGRSVFFLVGAIFSAATGYIGMRLAVRANVRVAAAAREATPAEGEPEKDLTAVSHKAMKIAFRTGGVVGMFTVGLGLLGASCVVLVYAADAPKVLEGFGLGAALIAMFMRVGGGIFTKAADVGADLVGKVEQGIPEDDPRNAATIADNVGDNVGDCAGMAADLFESYAVTLVAALILGKAAFGDAGLAFPLIVPAIGVVTAMIGIFAVAPRRADRSGMTAINRGFFISALISLALVAAAVFVYLPSSYAKLDGVTEAAIKSHSGDPRVLAVVAVAIGIVLAALIQQLTGYFTETTRRPVRDIGKSSLTGPATVVLAGISIGLESAVYTALLIGLGVYGAFLLGGTSIMLALFAVALAGTGLLTTVGVIVAMDTFGPVSDNAQGIAEMSGDVTGAGAQVLTDLDAVGNTTKAITKGIAIATAVLAAAALFGSYREAIANAARDVGEKVGDGAPMNLVMDISQPNNLVGLILGAAVVFLFSGLAINAVSRSAGAVVYEVRRQFREHPGIMDYTETPEYGRVVDICTKDALRELATPGLLAVLTPIAVGFSLGVGALGSFLAGAIGTGTLMAVFLANSGGAWDNAKKLVEDGHHGGKGSDAHAATVIGDTVGDPFKDTAGPAINPLLKVMNLVALLIAPAVVQFSYGDDSNAGVRALVAVLAILVITGAVYVSKRRGIAVGDEGNSAERSSKSPDPAVVS from the coding sequence ATGGCGGGGCTCGTCAACTCAGAACTGTCCGATCAACCCACTTCTCTCGCAGCCGCGGTACTCACCGACAACAACCGGCTGATCGTGATCGTCATCGCGGCAGTCGCCCTGGCGGCACTGGTCGTCGCCCAGCTGCTGGTGCGCCAGGTGCTGGCCGCCGGCGAGGGCACCGATTCCATGAAGAAGATCGCGGCAGCCGTTCAGGAAGGCGCGAATGCCTATCTGACACGGCAGTTGCGCACCCTCGGCGTCTTCGCCGTCGTTGTGTTCTTCCTACTGCTGCTGTTGCCGGCCGACGACTGGTCACAGCGAGCCGGACGTTCGGTGTTCTTCCTGGTGGGGGCGATCTTCTCGGCGGCCACCGGATACATCGGCATGCGTCTTGCCGTACGAGCAAATGTGCGCGTGGCCGCGGCCGCGCGTGAAGCGACACCGGCGGAGGGCGAGCCGGAAAAGGATCTGACGGCCGTCTCGCACAAGGCCATGAAGATCGCTTTCCGTACGGGAGGCGTGGTCGGCATGTTCACGGTGGGCCTCGGCCTGCTCGGTGCCTCCTGCGTGGTTCTCGTCTACGCGGCCGACGCCCCCAAGGTGCTCGAGGGCTTCGGCCTCGGCGCCGCGCTGATCGCCATGTTCATGCGTGTCGGCGGCGGCATCTTCACCAAGGCCGCCGACGTCGGCGCCGACCTCGTCGGCAAGGTCGAGCAGGGCATCCCGGAGGATGACCCGCGCAACGCCGCCACCATCGCCGACAACGTGGGTGACAACGTCGGTGACTGCGCGGGTATGGCGGCCGACCTCTTCGAGTCGTACGCCGTCACGCTCGTCGCGGCACTCATCCTCGGCAAGGCGGCATTCGGCGACGCCGGACTCGCCTTTCCGCTGATCGTCCCGGCGATCGGCGTGGTCACCGCGATGATCGGCATCTTCGCGGTCGCCCCGCGGCGCGCCGACCGCAGCGGGATGACTGCCATCAACCGCGGATTCTTCATCTCCGCACTGATCTCGCTGGCCCTGGTGGCCGCGGCGGTCTTCGTCTATCTGCCCTCCTCGTACGCCAAGTTGGACGGCGTCACCGAGGCAGCCATCAAGTCACACAGCGGGGACCCGCGGGTTCTGGCGGTCGTCGCTGTCGCCATCGGCATCGTGCTGGCGGCCCTGATCCAGCAGCTGACGGGGTACTTCACGGAGACCACCCGGCGTCCCGTCAGGGACATCGGCAAGTCCTCGCTGACCGGACCCGCGACGGTGGTGCTGGCCGGTATCTCCATCGGTCTGGAATCCGCCGTGTACACCGCGCTGTTGATCGGCCTCGGCGTATACGGGGCGTTCCTGCTCGGCGGTACGTCGATCATGCTCGCGCTCTTCGCGGTGGCACTGGCCGGTACCGGCCTGCTCACCACCGTCGGCGTCATCGTCGCCATGGACACCTTCGGTCCCGTCTCCGACAACGCCCAGGGCATCGCCGAGATGTCCGGGGACGTCACGGGCGCGGGTGCGCAGGTCCTCACCGACCTCGACGCCGTCGGCAACACCACCAAGGCCATCACCAAGGGCATCGCCATCGCCACGGCTGTACTGGCGGCGGCCGCGCTCTTCGGCTCGTACCGCGAAGCCATCGCGAACGCCGCACGGGACGTCGGCGAGAAGGTCGGCGACGGCGCCCCGATGAACCTGGTCATGGATATCTCGCAGCCCAACAACCTGGTGGGCCTCATCCTCGGCGCCGCGGTCGTGTTCCTCTTCTCGGGGCTTGCGATCAACGCGGTGTCCCGGTCGGCGGGCGCGGTGGTCTACGAGGTGCGGCGGCAGTTCCGCGAGCACCCCGGGATCATGGACTACACCGAGACGCCGGAGTACGGGCGCGTCGTCGACATCTGCACCAAGGACGCGCTGCGCGAGCTGGCCACACCAGGTCTGCTCGCCGTACTGACCCCGATCGCGGTCGGCTTCTCGCTCGGCGTCGGAGCCCTCGGCTCCTTCCTCGCGGGCGCTATCGGCACCGGCACCTTGATGGCCGTCTTCCTGGCCAACTCCGGTGGCGCGTGGGACAACGCCAAGAAGCTCGTCGAGGACGGCCATCACGGCGGCAAGGGCAGTGACGCCCACGCCGCGACCGTCATCGGCGACACCGTCGGCGACCCGTTCAAGGACACCGCCGGGCCCGCCATCAACCCGCTGCTGAAGGTGATGAACCTGGTGGCACTGCTCATCGCGCCCGCGGTGGTGCAGTTCAGCTACGGGGACGACTCCAACGCCGGAGTGCGGGCGCTGGTGGCGGTACTCGCCATCCTCGTCATCACCGGCGCGGTGTACGTCTCCAAGCGGCGAGGCATCGCTGTCGGTGACGAAGGCAACTCCGCGGAGCGGAGCTCGAAGTCACCTGATCCAGCGGTGGTTTCGTAG
- a CDS encoding small secreted protein — MNKKLAAALSGGAVLVLALSGCTNDSGDSKVNAWAKKVCDQAQPQIQKRANAQQTIISTAADGKPADIQAADSKAFQDIAAADSALAAAVKAAGTPPVDNGEKLQTDAVNELNATAKAYLDLKKQVDALNAKDQQKFADGLQGVADGLKKIENMDQAALKKLQSGELGTAMAKQPGCQGKKTSSPAPAPGAPSEPADSSSSAPAKTGATPSSPAKAGATPSSKASSKA; from the coding sequence GTGAACAAGAAGCTTGCGGCCGCACTGTCCGGCGGTGCGGTACTGGTACTGGCGCTGTCGGGCTGCACCAACGACAGCGGTGACAGCAAGGTGAATGCCTGGGCCAAGAAGGTCTGCGACCAGGCACAGCCGCAGATCCAGAAGAGGGCCAACGCCCAGCAGACCATCATCTCGACCGCAGCCGACGGCAAGCCGGCCGACATCCAGGCCGCGGACTCGAAGGCCTTCCAGGACATCGCCGCCGCGGACAGTGCGCTCGCCGCCGCCGTGAAGGCGGCAGGCACGCCGCCCGTCGACAACGGCGAGAAGCTTCAGACGGACGCGGTCAACGAACTCAACGCCACGGCAAAGGCGTATCTCGACCTGAAGAAGCAGGTCGACGCTCTCAACGCGAAGGACCAGCAGAAGTTCGCGGACGGCCTGCAGGGCGTCGCCGACGGGCTGAAGAAGATCGAGAACATGGACCAGGCCGCGCTGAAGAAGCTGCAGTCCGGCGAACTGGGCACGGCGATGGCGAAGCAGCCCGGCTGCCAGGGGAAGAAGACGTCGAGCCCCGCGCCCGCTCCCGGCGCCCCGTCCGAACCGGCAGACTCATCCTCCTCGGCGCCCGCGAAGACCGGAGCGACCCCCTCGAGCCCCGCGAAGGCCGGAGCTACCCCCTCGAGCAAGGCGTCCAGCAAGGCATAA
- a CDS encoding class I SAM-dependent methyltransferase, which translates to MSTTSLAAGLPSPDHSTRLREALLAAAFTADGLLDLLGAPAYAALARSETVPALRATRGDGVLDTLVRLFLLQRPVAYERARAALPLEECLADGWLLRDGGEVRATVDVRPYGGPEGQDWFVVSDLGCAVGGAGGASGHGEEVVLGVGGASTTLAGITVRTPVSSALDLGTGCGIQALHAAQHATRVTATDLNPRALHFARLTLALSGAPEADLREGSLFEPVGQDTYDLIVSNPPFVISPGARLTYRDGGMGGDDLCRTLVQQAGARLNDGGYAQFLANWQHVEGQEWQERLRSWVPRGCDAWIVQREVQDVTQYAELWLRDSGDHRSDPAEYAARYDAWLDEFEARRTKAVGFGWITLRKSGSERPSIVAEEWPHPVEQPLGESVLAHFARQDYLRTHDDAALLAGHFRLAAEVVQEQVGLPGAEDPEHVVLRQHRGMRRATKVDTVGAGFAGVCDGTLSAGRILDAIAQLIDEDPVVLRDRTPQAVRLLVEEGFLEPVRP; encoded by the coding sequence GTGAGTACGACCAGCCTTGCCGCAGGCCTTCCTTCGCCCGACCACTCGACCCGGCTGCGTGAAGCCCTCCTCGCCGCCGCTTTCACCGCCGACGGGCTGCTCGACCTGCTCGGTGCGCCCGCGTATGCCGCGCTCGCCCGCAGCGAGACCGTGCCCGCCCTGCGGGCCACCCGCGGCGACGGCGTCCTCGACACGCTCGTACGGCTGTTCCTGCTCCAGCGTCCCGTCGCGTACGAGCGGGCGCGAGCCGCGCTGCCCCTTGAGGAGTGCCTGGCCGACGGCTGGCTGCTGCGCGACGGCGGGGAGGTCCGGGCCACGGTGGATGTGCGGCCGTACGGCGGACCCGAGGGACAGGACTGGTTCGTTGTCTCCGACCTGGGATGCGCGGTCGGCGGTGCGGGCGGCGCGAGCGGCCATGGCGAGGAGGTGGTGCTCGGCGTCGGCGGGGCGTCCACCACGCTCGCGGGGATCACCGTCCGTACGCCGGTCTCCTCCGCGCTCGATCTGGGTACCGGTTGCGGCATCCAGGCGCTGCATGCCGCACAGCACGCGACGCGGGTCACGGCCACCGATCTGAACCCGCGCGCCCTGCACTTCGCACGGCTGACCCTCGCGCTCTCCGGGGCGCCGGAGGCCGATCTGCGCGAGGGCTCGCTCTTCGAGCCGGTCGGGCAGGACACATACGACCTGATCGTGTCGAACCCGCCGTTCGTGATCTCACCCGGCGCCCGGCTGACCTACCGGGACGGCGGGATGGGCGGGGACGATCTGTGCCGCACGCTCGTTCAGCAGGCGGGAGCCAGACTGAACGACGGGGGATACGCGCAGTTCCTCGCCAACTGGCAGCACGTGGAGGGGCAGGAGTGGCAGGAGCGGCTGCGTTCCTGGGTCCCACGCGGCTGCGACGCGTGGATCGTGCAGCGTGAGGTGCAGGACGTGACGCAGTACGCCGAGCTGTGGCTGCGCGACAGCGGAGACCACCGCAGCGACCCGGCCGAGTACGCGGCGCGGTACGACGCATGGCTGGACGAGTTCGAGGCGCGTAGGACCAAGGCGGTCGGCTTTGGCTGGATCACGCTGAGGAAGTCCGGTTCCGAGCGCCCGTCGATCGTCGCCGAGGAGTGGCCGCACCCCGTCGAGCAGCCGCTCGGCGAGAGCGTGCTGGCGCATTTCGCGCGGCAGGACTATCTGCGTACGCACGACGACGCGGCCCTGCTCGCCGGTCACTTCAGGCTGGCGGCGGAAGTCGTGCAGGAGCAGGTCGGGCTGCCGGGCGCGGAGGACCCCGAGCATGTGGTGCTCCGTCAGCACCGCGGTATGCGGCGCGCCACCAAGGTGGACACGGTCGGCGCGGGCTTCGCCGGGGTGTGCGACGGCACGCTGAGCGCCGGACGGATCCTGGACGCGATTGCCCAGCTCATCGATGAGGACCCGGTGGTGCTCCGCGACCGCACGCCGCAGGCCGTACGGCTGCTGGTCGAGGAGGGCTTCCTGGAACCGGTCCGTCCATGA